The following coding sequences lie in one Arthrobacter sp. SLBN-122 genomic window:
- a CDS encoding agmatine deiminase family protein — protein MVFISSTVGDNAALDHVSTGTAAHMPAEWEAHQCTWMAFPPPNDTFGPVGSPTLDRARAAWTRVAQTIARYEPVTVVADPRDATAAREWLGGGIDVMAVPLDDAWLRDSGPTFVHQPDGSLAAVDWIFNGWGGQEWAAWTQDQAVARTVAAGAGVPVRPSALVNEGGGFHVDGEGTVLLTETVQLDPGRNPGATKDSVEAEVHAALGTTKAIWLPRGLTRDYDEFGTRGHVDIVAAFAGPGTILLHRQDDPAHPDHAVYLQLKTVLAGQLDAQGRPLRIIDVPAPTVLRDEEGWVDWSYINHYVANDVVVLCSFGDPNDAIAAGILERAYAGRTVELVDARDIFAFGGGIHCITQQQPAAMDGGSL, from the coding sequence ATGGTATTCATTTCTTCCACCGTCGGGGACAACGCCGCCCTTGACCACGTTTCCACCGGCACCGCTGCCCACATGCCCGCAGAGTGGGAGGCCCACCAGTGCACATGGATGGCGTTCCCCCCACCAAATGACACCTTCGGCCCCGTAGGCAGCCCCACCCTTGACCGCGCACGTGCAGCCTGGACACGGGTGGCCCAGACCATCGCCCGGTACGAGCCCGTTACGGTGGTGGCTGACCCAAGGGACGCCACAGCTGCAAGGGAATGGCTGGGCGGCGGCATCGACGTCATGGCCGTTCCGCTCGATGACGCCTGGCTGAGGGACAGCGGCCCCACGTTCGTGCATCAGCCGGACGGTTCACTGGCTGCCGTTGACTGGATCTTTAATGGCTGGGGCGGGCAGGAGTGGGCGGCCTGGACCCAGGACCAGGCTGTGGCCCGGACAGTGGCGGCGGGCGCCGGAGTCCCCGTCCGGCCAAGCGCCCTGGTTAACGAAGGCGGCGGCTTCCATGTGGACGGTGAAGGCACCGTCCTGTTGACTGAGACAGTCCAGCTGGATCCGGGCCGCAATCCGGGCGCTACCAAAGATTCAGTGGAAGCAGAAGTGCACGCCGCCCTGGGCACCACCAAAGCCATCTGGCTTCCCCGCGGATTGACCCGGGACTACGACGAGTTCGGCACCCGGGGCCACGTGGACATCGTGGCAGCCTTCGCCGGCCCAGGCACCATCCTGCTGCACCGCCAGGACGATCCCGCCCACCCCGACCACGCCGTGTACCTGCAGCTGAAAACCGTCCTCGCCGGCCAACTGGACGCACAGGGCCGCCCGCTGCGCATCATTGACGTTCCGGCACCCACAGTCCTTCGCGACGAGGAAGGCTGGGTGGACTGGTCCTACATCAACCACTACGTGGCCAACGACGTGGTGGTGCTCTGCAGCTTCGGCGATCCCAACGATGCCATTGCGGCCGGGATCCTGGAACGCGCCTATGCCGGCAGGACCGTGGAGCTGGTGGATGCCAGGGACATCTTCGCCTTCGGCGGCGGCATCCACTGCATTACCCAGCAGCAGCCGGCCGCCATGGACGGGGGCTCACTGTGA
- a CDS encoding alpha/beta fold hydrolase, with protein MDIILVPGFWLDASSWDEVTPALEAAGHRPRPLTLPGKESAEASRVGISLQDHVDAVVRVLDGLPAKAVLVGHSGGGAIIHGVVDARPGKVERAIYVDSGPLGEGGVINDELPAEGDDVPLPPWESFDDADLVDLSDGLRQDFRARAVPEPRGVAYGIQHLHDERRYNVPATVIACEFPSAMLREWIAAGHPFVAELAKVREVEFVDLPTGHWPQFTKPDQLAHAILAAVDRTGTR; from the coding sequence ATGGACATCATCCTGGTACCCGGTTTCTGGTTGGACGCCTCATCGTGGGATGAGGTGACACCTGCCCTGGAAGCAGCCGGGCACCGCCCCCGCCCCCTTACCCTTCCCGGCAAGGAATCGGCGGAGGCCAGTCGCGTGGGTATCAGCCTGCAGGACCATGTCGACGCCGTGGTGCGGGTCCTGGATGGCTTGCCGGCCAAGGCCGTCCTGGTGGGCCACTCCGGCGGCGGTGCCATCATTCACGGGGTGGTGGATGCGCGGCCGGGCAAGGTGGAACGAGCCATCTACGTGGACAGCGGACCGCTGGGGGAAGGCGGCGTCATCAACGATGAGCTGCCGGCGGAGGGGGACGATGTGCCGCTGCCTCCTTGGGAGAGTTTTGACGACGCCGACCTGGTGGATCTCAGCGACGGGCTGCGGCAGGACTTCCGGGCCCGGGCCGTTCCTGAGCCCCGGGGCGTGGCGTACGGCATTCAGCACCTGCATGACGAGCGGCGCTACAACGTGCCCGCCACCGTGATCGCCTGCGAATTCCCGTCCGCCATGCTCCGGGAGTGGATCGCGGCCGGCCATCCGTTCGTGGCGGAACTGGCAAAGGTGCGGGAGGTGGAATTCGTCGACCTGCCAACAGGGCACTGGCCGCAGTTCACCAAACCGGACCAACTGGCGCATGCCATCCTGGCGGCGGTGGACCGGACGGGCACGCGCTGA
- the rsgA gene encoding ribosome small subunit-dependent GTPase A, whose translation MHTSSGNPPDATNNPDVNAVSTANSASMQGGGLSAYGYTPAVAHYFHQHPCPGATAPGRVVRVDRNLLLVAVDDGLLHLPYPLSGGQAVTGDWVWIGPNRAGDRQILAVLPRRSELSRKRAFEDSSAAQVLAANMDTVGVVVPVDRPLTHNRLERTLVAAWDSGATPLVIITKADLAEVADDVVGKVILQAAGVEVVTTSAESGDGIDELMGQIPPGGTIVLLGPSGAGKSTLINALAGRQVQETGEVRSGDFKGKHTTTARELVPLSNGTVLMDTPGVRGFGLFDAGEGLDGMFGDVEELAAGCRFADCAHGNEPGCAVREAIDSGALAERRWNSYLKMQRELAALARRSDVAAQRAYHREWQQKVVAAGKSQRWAEREASEHGSRTGAKDRKRKR comes from the coding sequence GTGCATACTTCTTCAGGCAACCCCCCTGACGCCACCAACAACCCAGACGTAAACGCAGTCAGCACCGCAAACAGCGCTTCCATGCAAGGCGGAGGCCTGTCCGCTTACGGCTACACGCCCGCCGTCGCACACTATTTCCATCAGCACCCCTGCCCGGGGGCAACTGCACCCGGACGGGTGGTGCGCGTGGATCGCAACCTGCTGCTCGTTGCCGTCGACGACGGGCTCCTGCACCTGCCGTACCCCCTGTCCGGCGGGCAGGCCGTCACCGGCGACTGGGTCTGGATCGGCCCCAACCGGGCGGGCGACCGGCAAATCCTGGCCGTCCTCCCGCGCCGCTCGGAACTTAGCCGCAAACGGGCCTTCGAGGACTCCTCCGCCGCCCAGGTCCTGGCCGCCAACATGGACACGGTGGGCGTGGTGGTGCCCGTGGACCGGCCCCTCACGCACAACCGGCTGGAACGGACCCTCGTGGCCGCATGGGATTCCGGCGCCACTCCCCTGGTGATCATCACCAAGGCAGACCTGGCGGAGGTGGCGGACGACGTCGTCGGGAAAGTCATTCTGCAGGCGGCAGGTGTGGAGGTGGTCACCACGTCGGCCGAAAGCGGGGACGGGATCGACGAACTGATGGGGCAGATTCCGCCCGGCGGGACCATAGTGCTCCTGGGGCCTTCCGGCGCCGGCAAATCCACGTTGATCAATGCGTTGGCGGGGCGCCAGGTCCAGGAAACCGGGGAGGTGCGGTCCGGAGATTTCAAGGGCAAGCACACCACCACTGCCAGGGAGCTGGTGCCGCTGTCCAACGGGACGGTGCTGATGGACACGCCCGGCGTGCGCGGGTTTGGGCTGTTCGACGCCGGCGAAGGGTTGGACGGGATGTTCGGCGACGTCGAGGAACTGGCCGCCGGTTGCCGGTTCGCTGACTGCGCGCACGGTAATGAGCCCGGCTGCGCGGTCCGCGAAGCGATCGACAGCGGCGCCTTGGCCGAACGCCGCTGGAACTCCTATCTGAAGATGCAGCGGGAACTTGCGGCACTGGCACGCCGATCCGACGTCGCCGCCCAGCGCGCCTACCACCGGGAATGGCAGCAGAAAGTGGTTGCGGCGGGCAAATCACAACGCTGGGCAGAGCGCGAGGCCTCCGAACACGGCAGCCGGACGGGAGCGAAGGACCGGAAGCGGAAGCGATAG
- a CDS encoding GAF and ANTAR domain-containing protein, with protein MDAFSIPLELQDSVASRLQDMVLETSDAEEFFQELAIFSASLLSPRGAEIFCNLSVVRHKKPVTVACSTARARTMDELQYAFGDGPGLSAMRTGTSVHVPDVSREHRWPQYIRAVADHAVGSILAVPLQLEGASTAALNIYASRIHGFAGSDIARAELFAEQSSKTLRLGLRLARLQEARDNLEAAMKGRTAIDVAVGVIMAQNRCSQEAALAVLRKASSSRNAKLRDVAAGVVESVSPNASLLTHFDE; from the coding sequence GTGGACGCTTTCTCCATCCCCCTGGAATTGCAGGACAGCGTCGCCTCGCGGCTGCAGGATATGGTGCTGGAAACCTCTGATGCCGAAGAGTTCTTCCAGGAGTTGGCAATCTTTTCCGCTTCCCTCCTGTCCCCCAGGGGCGCCGAAATCTTCTGCAACCTCAGCGTGGTCCGCCACAAGAAACCTGTCACAGTGGCCTGCAGCACGGCCAGGGCCCGGACGATGGACGAACTGCAGTACGCCTTCGGCGACGGTCCGGGCCTGTCGGCAATGCGGACCGGGACCAGCGTCCACGTCCCGGATGTGTCCCGTGAACATCGCTGGCCCCAGTACATCCGCGCTGTAGCCGACCATGCCGTGGGTTCAATCCTCGCTGTGCCTTTGCAGCTTGAGGGCGCTTCCACCGCGGCGCTGAACATTTACGCCTCGCGGATCCATGGTTTTGCGGGCAGTGATATCGCCAGGGCTGAACTGTTCGCGGAGCAGTCGTCCAAGACCCTCCGGCTGGGGCTGCGGCTGGCCCGGCTGCAGGAGGCGCGGGACAACCTGGAAGCAGCAATGAAGGGCCGCACGGCAATCGATGTAGCCGTCGGCGTCATCATGGCACAGAACCGGTGCAGCCAGGAGGCTGCCCTGGCCGTGCTGAGGAAAGCCTCAAGCTCACGCAATGCCAAGCTCCGGGACGTTGCGGCCGGAGTGGTGGAGTCCGTGTCACCCAACGCATCGTTGCTCACGCATTTCGACGAATAG
- a CDS encoding zinc-ribbon domain-containing protein: protein MLLLFGFKTVHKALPGRAATCSNCGAFVHHLLEEQATRFTLFFIPVLTVSRKFRITCSNCGYVSSITARQKRALELRR, encoded by the coding sequence ATGCTCCTTCTCTTCGGTTTCAAGACCGTCCACAAGGCACTCCCCGGGAGGGCGGCAACCTGCAGTAACTGCGGGGCCTTCGTCCACCATCTCCTGGAGGAGCAGGCCACCAGGTTCACGCTGTTCTTCATTCCAGTGCTCACGGTGTCGCGGAAATTCCGGATTACCTGCAGTAACTGCGGCTATGTCTCGTCCATCACCGCCCGGCAGAAGCGGGCGCTGGAGCTTCGGCGGTAG
- a CDS encoding GGDEF domain-containing protein → MVLDTATLRIAFGLMALVLVVLFYFSAYRLTRSPYSAWWCGALLFFLSGSGCFLLDGTPHQVWANPVGNTLLVHGGVAVWAGARSLRTVRPPKWAFTGIPLVTLVASLLDHPATNTWSGGPVFLAAMSLTIGLASRELWRLEPGYSRVRIPMAVAAGGLSVFYFLRWLAFLVVGPNAPLFDAVFGSAVTTLVTMVLLVVVSFSMAALSTEQQTRALRVVASRDDLTGLLNRKAFLDLAGEQLADRSITGGSGALILADLDHFKTVNDTYGHAAGDLALQAFADACAATVRSTDLTGRYGGEEFVILVPGASAERAETIAGEISRRMAGAVAPEGMDMPTASYGISTYDGRTSDVDELIASADAALYRAKSLGRNRAAHSDGVH, encoded by the coding sequence ATGGTTCTGGATACGGCGACCCTGCGCATCGCTTTTGGCCTCATGGCCCTTGTCCTGGTGGTCCTCTTCTACTTTTCCGCCTACCGGTTGACGCGCTCGCCCTACAGCGCCTGGTGGTGTGGAGCCCTGCTGTTCTTCCTGTCCGGGTCAGGCTGCTTCCTCCTGGACGGCACACCCCACCAGGTGTGGGCCAACCCGGTGGGGAACACCCTGCTGGTACATGGTGGTGTTGCCGTGTGGGCCGGGGCGCGCTCCCTGCGGACCGTGCGGCCGCCCAAGTGGGCCTTCACCGGCATTCCGCTGGTTACCCTGGTGGCCTCCCTGCTGGATCATCCGGCCACCAACACCTGGTCCGGCGGCCCCGTGTTCCTCGCCGCCATGAGCCTGACCATCGGCCTGGCGTCACGTGAGCTCTGGCGCCTTGAGCCCGGTTATTCACGGGTCCGGATTCCCATGGCCGTTGCTGCCGGAGGGCTCAGCGTTTTCTATTTCTTACGCTGGCTGGCATTCCTGGTGGTGGGCCCCAATGCGCCACTCTTCGACGCCGTGTTTGGATCCGCCGTCACCACCCTGGTAACCATGGTGCTGCTGGTGGTGGTCTCCTTCAGCATGGCGGCGCTGAGCACTGAACAACAGACGCGCGCCCTGCGCGTGGTGGCCAGCCGGGACGACCTCACGGGGCTCCTGAACCGCAAGGCCTTCCTGGACCTGGCCGGGGAGCAACTGGCGGACCGTTCCATTACCGGCGGATCAGGAGCCCTGATCCTGGCCGACCTTGACCACTTCAAGACCGTCAACGACACCTACGGCCATGCCGCCGGAGACCTCGCATTGCAGGCGTTCGCTGACGCCTGCGCTGCCACCGTGCGCTCCACTGACCTGACCGGGAGGTATGGCGGGGAGGAGTTCGTCATCCTGGTGCCGGGGGCAAGTGCAGAACGGGCCGAGACGATTGCCGGGGAAATCAGCAGGCGCATGGCCGGGGCGGTTGCGCCGGAGGGAATGGACATGCCCACCGCGAGTTACGGCATTTCCACCTATGACGGCCGGACCTCGGATGTTGATGAGCTCATCGCATCAGCGGATGCCGCCCTGTACCGGGCCAAATCCCTGGGCCGGAACCGCGCCGCCCATAGCGATGGAGTGCACTAG
- a CDS encoding Gfo/Idh/MocA family protein codes for MGKPLRVGIIGCGAIIAQYLTNFRRLDQVQLVAVADLDPARAQAVADDYDGVRALSVEELLAADDVDLVLNLTIPAAHADVALKAIAAGKSVYGEKPLAATTAEARQVLDAARQAGVVVGCAPDTVLGTGIQTARKAIDDGLIGAPISASATMVTPGHERWHPNPDFYYQPGGGPLLDMGPYYVTALVTLLGPVVSVLGAASHTRNERTIGSGPRQGEKVPVTIDSHVTGILVHASGALSTLFMSFDAVKSKSPNIEIHGERGSLVVPDPNHFDGDVQLFSLGAEDWETLPVSAGYVDSGRGFGIADLAATPEGKEPRAGGTLAYHVLEVMESVLKAAHSGMTVSIQSTVERPESVALTVLAEQADALQAK; via the coding sequence GTGGGCAAGCCGTTGAGAGTCGGAATCATTGGCTGCGGAGCCATCATCGCGCAGTACCTCACCAATTTCCGTCGGCTGGACCAGGTCCAGCTGGTAGCCGTGGCGGACCTCGATCCGGCCCGCGCCCAGGCAGTGGCGGACGATTACGACGGCGTCCGCGCCCTGTCTGTGGAGGAACTGCTCGCCGCAGATGACGTGGACCTGGTCCTGAATCTGACCATCCCGGCAGCGCATGCGGACGTGGCGCTGAAGGCGATCGCCGCCGGAAAGAGCGTCTATGGTGAGAAGCCCCTGGCCGCCACAACTGCGGAGGCACGCCAGGTGCTGGACGCGGCACGCCAGGCAGGCGTCGTCGTCGGCTGTGCTCCGGACACTGTACTGGGCACCGGCATCCAGACCGCCCGCAAAGCCATCGATGATGGCCTGATCGGCGCCCCCATCTCGGCGTCGGCCACCATGGTGACCCCCGGCCACGAGCGCTGGCACCCAAACCCGGACTTTTACTACCAGCCGGGCGGCGGTCCCCTTTTGGACATGGGCCCCTACTACGTCACGGCCCTGGTGACGCTGCTGGGTCCCGTTGTGTCGGTGCTGGGCGCGGCCAGCCACACCCGCAATGAGCGGACCATCGGATCCGGTCCAAGACAAGGTGAGAAGGTGCCCGTCACCATCGACTCCCACGTCACGGGCATCCTGGTCCACGCCTCCGGCGCTCTCTCCACCCTTTTCATGAGCTTCGACGCCGTGAAGTCCAAGTCTCCCAACATCGAGATCCACGGCGAGCGCGGATCCCTGGTGGTGCCGGACCCCAACCACTTTGACGGCGACGTCCAGCTGTTCTCCCTGGGCGCCGAGGATTGGGAAACCCTTCCCGTTTCGGCAGGGTACGTCGATTCCGGACGCGGGTTCGGCATCGCGGACCTGGCCGCCACCCCTGAGGGCAAGGAGCCCAGGGCGGGCGGGACACTTGCCTACCATGTCCTGGAGGTCATGGAATCTGTCCTGAAGGCCGCGCACAGCGGCATGACGGTGAGCATTCAGAGCACTGTTGAGCGGCCGGAAAGCGTGGCGCTGACCGTCCTGGCCGAGCAGGCGGACGCCCTTCAGGCCAAGTAG
- a CDS encoding ThuA domain-containing protein, producing the protein MTENKTTLVVRGGWDGHQPYEATELFIPFLKDNGYDVRVEESPKVYADAEYMAGVDLIMQCMTMTTIEKDEFAGLRAAVENGTGLAGWHGGIADSYRNNSDYLHLIGGQFACHPGKHPGERIGEQSDNYVPYTVNMLPAAAEHPITKGLKDFDLVTEQYWVLSDDYIDVLATTTQKVREWDPWHREVTSPAIWTRQWGKGRIFVATPGHRVEILQDPNVRTIIERGLLWASR; encoded by the coding sequence ATGACCGAGAATAAGACAACCCTTGTGGTCCGGGGCGGCTGGGACGGACACCAGCCCTACGAGGCCACCGAGCTCTTCATCCCCTTCCTCAAGGACAATGGCTACGACGTCCGCGTGGAGGAATCCCCCAAGGTCTACGCGGACGCCGAATACATGGCGGGCGTGGACCTGATCATGCAGTGCATGACCATGACCACCATCGAAAAGGACGAGTTCGCGGGGCTGCGTGCCGCCGTCGAAAACGGCACCGGCCTGGCCGGCTGGCACGGCGGAATCGCCGACTCCTACCGGAACAACTCCGACTACCTCCACCTGATCGGCGGCCAGTTCGCCTGCCACCCCGGCAAGCACCCGGGCGAGCGCATCGGCGAGCAGTCGGACAACTACGTCCCCTACACCGTGAACATGCTTCCTGCAGCCGCGGAACACCCCATCACCAAAGGCCTCAAGGACTTCGACCTGGTCACCGAGCAGTACTGGGTGCTCTCGGACGACTACATCGACGTCCTTGCCACCACCACCCAAAAAGTCCGTGAGTGGGACCCCTGGCACCGGGAAGTAACATCCCCCGCCATCTGGACCCGCCAATGGGGCAAGGGCCGCATCTTCGTGGCTACCCCAGGCCACCGCGTGGAAATCCTCCAGGACCCGAACGTACGCACCATCATTGAAAGGGGCCTGTTGTGGGCAAGCCGTTGA
- a CDS encoding sugar phosphate isomerase/epimerase family protein has protein sequence MTRPITLFTGQWADLPFEEVARLAGEWGFDGLEIACWGDHLDPRRAAEDDNYLQGRLDILEKNNLKVFAIANHLTGQAVCDDPIDERHQGILSAEVWGNGEPEGVRRRAAEAMKDTARAAARLGVKTVTGFTGSSIWKAVAMFPPASQAMIDAGYQDFADRWNPILDVFDEEGVRFALEVHPSEIAYDYWTAKRTLEAIGHRENFGLNFDPSHFIWQDLDPVMFLQDFADRIFHVHVKESVRQLDGRNGRLGSHLAWADPRRGWDFVTAGHGDVQWNRIFRTLNAIGYEGPTSIEWEDAGMDRLIGAPQALAMVQDLARIAPPAAAFDAAFSSR, from the coding sequence ATGACACGACCAATCACGCTGTTCACCGGCCAGTGGGCCGACCTGCCCTTTGAGGAAGTGGCGCGGCTTGCCGGCGAGTGGGGCTTTGACGGGCTGGAGATCGCCTGCTGGGGCGACCACCTGGACCCCCGCCGCGCTGCCGAGGACGACAACTACCTCCAGGGCCGGCTGGACATCCTTGAGAAGAACAACCTCAAAGTCTTCGCTATCGCCAACCACCTGACCGGCCAGGCTGTCTGCGATGACCCCATCGATGAACGCCACCAGGGCATCCTGTCCGCGGAAGTCTGGGGCAACGGCGAACCTGAAGGCGTACGCCGCAGGGCGGCGGAAGCCATGAAGGATACCGCCCGGGCAGCCGCCCGGCTTGGCGTCAAGACCGTGACGGGGTTCACCGGTTCCTCCATCTGGAAAGCCGTCGCCATGTTCCCGCCGGCTTCCCAGGCAATGATCGACGCCGGCTACCAGGACTTCGCGGACCGGTGGAACCCCATCCTGGACGTCTTCGACGAGGAGGGTGTCCGGTTCGCACTGGAGGTCCACCCATCCGAAATCGCCTACGACTACTGGACGGCGAAACGGACCCTTGAGGCGATTGGCCATAGGGAGAATTTCGGCCTGAACTTCGATCCCTCGCACTTCATCTGGCAGGACCTGGATCCGGTGATGTTCCTGCAGGACTTCGCGGACAGGATCTTCCACGTGCATGTGAAGGAATCCGTCCGCCAGCTCGACGGCCGCAATGGCCGCCTCGGCTCGCATCTGGCCTGGGCGGACCCGCGGCGCGGCTGGGATTTCGTCACTGCCGGACATGGCGATGTCCAGTGGAACAGGATCTTCCGGACCCTGAACGCCATCGGCTACGAGGGCCCCACGAGCATCGAGTGGGAGGACGCCGGGATGGACCGCCTCATCGGCGCCCCACAGGCGCTGGCCATGGTCCAGGACCTGGCCCGGATCGCCCCGCCGGCAGCTGCCTTCGACGCCGCTTTTTCCAGCCGCTGA
- a CDS encoding Gfo/Idh/MocA family protein: MTTAKPLRVGMVGYAFMGAAHSHAWRTAPRFFDLPLQPQLTAVAGRNADGVRAAADKLGWDSVETDWRRLIERDDIDLIDICTPGNTHAEIAIAALEAGKHVLCEKPLANSVEEAERMTLAAETAAKHGVFSMCGFSYRRTPALALAKRFVEQGRLGEIRHVRAQYLQDWLSDPTAPMTWRLDKSKSGSGSLGDIGAHSIDAAQWVTGQNISGVSAMLETFVRERPLAGDLVGLGGHGDLSSDAPRGTVTVDDAAIFSAKFDGGASAGAIGVFEATRYALGRKNAMRLEVNGTKGSLAFDFEEMNVLSFYDAAESPDAGFRRIFVTEPGHPYVGNWWPTGHGLGYEHGFTHQVVDLVTAIGEGRQPEPSFADALQVQRVLAAVESSAGNSSQWQKV, from the coding sequence ATGACCACCGCAAAGCCCCTGCGGGTCGGCATGGTGGGCTACGCCTTCATGGGTGCCGCCCACTCCCACGCCTGGCGTACCGCACCGCGGTTCTTCGACCTGCCGCTTCAGCCGCAGCTCACCGCGGTCGCCGGCAGGAATGCCGACGGCGTCCGCGCGGCGGCAGACAAGCTCGGCTGGGACTCGGTTGAGACCGACTGGCGGCGCCTGATCGAGCGCGACGACATCGACCTCATCGACATCTGCACCCCCGGCAACACCCATGCGGAAATTGCCATCGCAGCCTTGGAAGCCGGCAAGCATGTGCTGTGCGAAAAGCCGCTGGCCAACTCCGTGGAGGAGGCCGAACGGATGACGCTCGCGGCGGAGACAGCCGCGAAGCACGGTGTCTTCTCCATGTGCGGCTTCAGCTACCGCCGCACCCCGGCCCTGGCCCTGGCCAAGCGGTTCGTGGAACAGGGCAGGCTCGGCGAGATCCGGCATGTCCGGGCCCAGTACCTGCAGGATTGGCTCTCGGACCCAACCGCCCCCATGACCTGGCGGCTGGACAAGAGCAAGTCCGGCTCCGGCTCCCTGGGCGACATCGGCGCCCACAGCATCGACGCCGCGCAATGGGTCACGGGCCAGAACATCAGCGGGGTGTCCGCGATGCTGGAAACCTTCGTCCGGGAGCGTCCGCTGGCCGGTGACCTGGTGGGCCTTGGCGGCCACGGCGACCTCAGCAGCGACGCCCCACGTGGGACGGTCACCGTTGATGACGCGGCCATCTTCAGCGCAAAGTTCGACGGCGGCGCCTCCGCGGGTGCCATCGGCGTCTTTGAGGCCACGCGGTACGCCCTGGGCAGGAAAAACGCCATGCGGCTGGAGGTCAACGGCACCAAAGGTTCCCTCGCCTTTGACTTCGAAGAGATGAACGTCCTGTCCTTCTATGACGCGGCAGAGTCGCCGGACGCAGGATTCCGACGGATCTTCGTCACCGAGCCCGGGCACCCATACGTCGGGAACTGGTGGCCCACGGGCCACGGGCTGGGGTATGAGCATGGCTTCACGCACCAGGTGGTGGACCTCGTCACCGCCATCGGCGAGGGCCGCCAGCCGGAACCGTCCTTCGCCGACGCCCTGCAGGTGCAGCGGGTCCTCGCCGCAGTGGAGTCCAGCGCCGGAAATTCCAGCCAGTGGCAAAAAGTCTGA
- a CDS encoding carbohydrate ABC transporter permease, with translation MSTVLKSNTQEARTGSLGGPAAPKRGLGTRLRRLNIPGGLGGWIWLAIIILPVYYVVITSLKTQAGYFGQNPLALPASPTLENYQLVLEADFATYFMNSAIVTLGSVIPTVLVSFMASFAIVRGSGRFLKLVNGMFLMGLAIPLQATIIPVYLMIIRLNLYDSLLALMLPSIAFAIPLTVLILSNFIRDVPNELFESMRLDGCSEWQTMWRLALPLTRPAIVTVAIYNGLHVWNGFLLPLILTQSPGLRVLPLGLWTFQGEFSVNIPAVLASVVLSTLPILVLYVIGRRQLLAGLTAGFSK, from the coding sequence GTGAGTACCGTCCTGAAAAGCAATACGCAGGAGGCCCGGACCGGAAGCTTGGGCGGCCCCGCGGCCCCCAAGCGGGGGCTCGGCACAAGACTGCGGCGGTTGAACATCCCCGGCGGCCTCGGCGGGTGGATCTGGCTGGCCATCATCATCCTGCCGGTCTACTACGTGGTAATCACCAGCCTTAAGACGCAGGCGGGGTACTTCGGCCAGAATCCCCTGGCCCTCCCCGCCTCTCCTACGCTGGAGAATTACCAGCTGGTCCTTGAGGCGGACTTCGCCACGTACTTCATGAACAGCGCCATCGTCACGCTCGGTTCGGTGATTCCCACCGTGCTGGTTTCCTTCATGGCCTCATTCGCGATCGTCCGCGGCAGCGGGCGGTTCCTGAAACTGGTCAACGGCATGTTCCTCATGGGTCTTGCCATCCCGCTGCAGGCCACGATCATTCCGGTTTACCTGATGATCATCCGGCTCAACCTGTACGACAGCCTGCTGGCATTGATGCTGCCGTCCATCGCCTTTGCCATCCCGCTGACGGTGCTGATCCTGTCCAACTTCATCCGCGACGTCCCGAACGAGCTGTTCGAGTCCATGCGGCTGGACGGCTGCAGCGAATGGCAGACCATGTGGCGGCTCGCCCTGCCCCTCACCCGCCCTGCCATCGTGACCGTTGCCATCTACAACGGCCTGCATGTCTGGAACGGGTTCCTGCTTCCGCTGATCCTCACCCAGAGCCCGGGCCTGAGGGTCCTGCCCCTGGGCCTGTGGACTTTCCAGGGTGAGTTCAGCGTCAATATCCCGGCCGTGCTCGCATCGGTGGTGCTCAGCACGCTGCCCATCCTGGTGCTTTACGTCATCGGCCGCCGCCAGCTGCTGGCAGGCCTGACCGCCGGCTTCAGCAAGTAG